CCCTCTCTGTGGTGACAATAACCTGGGTGAGGCTTGCAATGCCCTTGTTAGCCACAATGAGGGTCGCAACCCTTGCCTACGGTCAAAGAGGGCTTTGCAGTGCTCACCCAAGGTCTGATGAGGGTCACCAACCCTTGCTCAATGGCTAGCAAAGGTCAGTGGCTGCATCGGgcctctaaaaaaaaaaaggaaaaagaaagaaaagaataaaatatataaaataataaagaaatgggaatttaaaaaaaaaattaaaaaaattatccatgctAGCACAGTAAGTCAACAACACTAAATGAGCCACCATGTCACCCACATTCAGCCAAAATCAGCTGAAAGGACCAAATTTGCAatttgttaaaaggtttaggacaaaattagtacaattaaaaggattatgattgaattgtcaTTACtataattaaaagaattatgactaaattggcaagttgtcaaaatatttaggattgaattagtcgcagtacaataagtttatgaatttttagataattttttatttgaagacaATTAAGTATTTCGCATGTGATCTCGCATCAATATGTTATACGGTAAACTCAATGGAGAGTACAAGTGCTCTGTAGTCTAGGCTTTGAGATTGATGTACAATAACACCATCGACACGATTGGGCCTGTGCCAGGCCGGGCCGGGCCGTTAGGCAAAAAAGGGTATGGGAAATGTGTTTCGTGGGCTTAACCATAATTGTCAATTGTACCTTGAAAGATACCAGCTAGAATATGCTGGCAAAGGTCTCCGGAATTGCATATACTGTCGTGATCCATCAAATGGGTTTGAATCTCGGACTACTTGTTGATGATGATAAACAACAGGGCAAGACGgagagaggaaattgagtctTCGTGTTGCACCATTGCACTCCGTATTCTATCTGATTAGCATTAGGATCAAAGAAGCTAATTTCTTctaagaaaattatccaaaatttttttaaatctattgtactttaATCAATCGaatactaaaatttttaatgttactaattgattcataaactttttcacatttttcttatTAAGTCTATCTGATCAATTTTAGCCAGAAATCGCTAATATAGATACGGACAGTGCCACGTGAGATGAATGGTattgatttggacaattttttgtttcatattttttttaattgaaattttgttattctttcttgttttttcttctttttttcttccgtCCCATCACATCAACAGACGGCGGCCTTGTGGCCAAGTTTGGGCAAAAATGTTTATCATTTATGGAGTACATACCATTCTGACTATTTTGGTCGTGCTTCTTCAATCAACTTCCGGAAAGAGTGTCTTCTTAGtatattctaatttaatttatcaGTCAAATTTTGGATTAAAGCTATCTTTAATTGTCTTTAACtggaaattaaaaagggaatCTACTTTTGGAAGGGCTGacgttaaataaataaataatcactTTGGGACTTAGGAGAGACGGTGTCAATTATGATTTCTGTTTTTGAATACGACAGAACTTTTTTGGACATAAGTCAAAGATTTTCACGCATCTAAGAATTAGAATACTTTCGCatatcatttattaaatataatttttatccTCAATGAGAAATTCGGATAAGGCTTTTGATGTGGTTGAAACTCGAACCAAATGCACGTTTTAGTATCGTTTCATGAAATTTCCACaattttaaaacttcaaattttgaagtactaaaatttggattttaagATCGTTTCCGTTGGTAATCATATCTTCCATTGAGGTTTACATACTACTCTCATTCATTCAATGGTGGTTGgttgttttaagaaaattaaaaccctTTATCAGTGAAAGATGTGAGAATATGCTTTTGTATAAGGAGATTAGCTATGCAAGTGTAGTAACTTCTATCTAACATATACTAGAAGAGTTAAAAGagataaaagatattttaagaTGGGATTTATATTGGTTTGACCTTCTATTTTTGGCACACTTCAAGTAGAGACGCAAATAAGGTAGTGGATTGAATTGCAAAATTCCAGCGGTGTGGATCTCTACCTCACAATTGGTTTTCTAACCCCCCAAAATACCCTTTGAGCTTTATTGTATTTGTAATCTCGTTTTATGTACTTGAACTCGTTGATAGAGTAATGCAAGTTCTATTTCTgacacccccaaaaaaaaaggaccttTCCCTTGGCACTCTTTACTCTCTCAACTCTAATAGCCATGAACAAGACTCGAATCCATCAAGTAATTGCCGAAATTTTACGGTTTATAAACAGTGCTCCCACTACAAGAAGTTTAGAAGACGATTCCACAAGCACAAGCACCTCTTACAACCCTATCATCCCCGCTCTTCCTAGATTTCAAGAATTTGGCCCTCACGTAGAATTGCAATCTGAAGACAAACGCTGCACGAGTGAAAGCTAGAGTGCATGTTGCAAGTTGCAACATATTGAGATTGCAAGTTCGGAGTTACTTTTGATGTGTTTATAGAGGCCTTTAACCTCCAAAGCGATAGCTGGGAGCTGTTCCAGAGTCCAATGAGCCGTTGACCAGCTTCTCTAGCAATCATCCCAGCAATCTGCACACAATTAGAGTATCCTCACAAGGGCAAAGCAGGGTTTTTCCATTAATTGAGCATTTTGCTTGTGTATGGTCCGCATGACTCGGAATTGTCttcacaaaaatgacaaaattgccAGATCTTCTCTTGGGCTCCTCTCTAGGGTTCCAGAGTTTGAAAATCGGATATAtcagtttaattaatcaattttataaaGCAATCTCAACAAGTCTCCTATTTGGCCGTCTCCTAGGCAAAATGGACAATGTGGTCCAGGCAGCATGCGTTTTTCTATGTGTTTGTAAAGCAAAGAccgggagagagaggggggggaggACCGGGGACGGTAAGCAGAGAGGGCCAATGCGGATGGTGGCGACGACAGTTATGACGAGAAGCAGAGGGACTAGGGTTAGCGGAGAAAGAGGGAAGGAAGTCCCCCTTTTGATGGATACATACGACATTTTTAATGGGGAGGCTATCTGAAATTTGAATAGATTTTGATCTAtcttttccttatttgtttgaaggaaaaagataaaCTTACTAAGATTGGTatgtaaaaattgatttacggaGCAATACGTTTTGTTGATTAACATTATGATATATCCTTAACTAAATCAATTGTGTAAAATAATTGCAACGAGTTTACGAAGCCGTATGCTTAAATTACATTTTAGTTAGGTGAAGCTCATTTGGGATTCTTGGCCCACTCTTGGGATCTATTGAACAATCAACTTTACTCAAATTAGATGTGTCAAAATGGATTTATAAACTCATTTCTTAATCTATATTTAATGAATTTAGTTACTATATGGATtagttatattcaataaatatatttagaTCAGTGAAACTTAGGACAACACgtgttaaatgggtttacaattcATTAAGATCCAACCCACCTTTATGACCATTTCTTCATTCTCTTTTACTGTCGCTCAATTCCGCACTTGCTCATTCCGTGATCTCACCTTAGTTTTGAATATGAGATGGAAGTGTTTTAACTATACCGATCATGTCGGGTCATTAGATTTATATTGTATGGAAATAGATCACAGCGagtataattaattaatttagattaaataattttttatttgacctaaattcaatttgatccaCACATTTGATGAGTCGAACTCAAGTATCGTAGCCACCTGTGTCACCGTATCAAGAAGGCATCTGCATCATTATACAAGATGGAAAGGGAATTACAAAACAGTTTATTTTGAGGACGGGGATTAAAATGCTCTTTTTCGACGAATGGAGACGCAGGCAAAATAGCCTTCGCGTGTTTTGTGGGGGAAAATGGGGGCGAAGCATTGAGACTGACGATAGACGAAAGGAGAGGTGCGACCGACCGGGTACAGTTTTTTTTGGTGGGTAAAATTGCGAAGAACGCTTTCCAAAATGACTGAGATTATACAAAGGGAGAGGTGGGACCGACCGGCTACAATGTGGTGATCGAGGatgaagttttttttataacaaagaTCAGGGATGAAGTTTGAGGAAGTGAGTCCTGGAATGCGATGTGACATTTTCCGGAGTTGTGTTTAGACGGTGAAGTTTGAGGAAGTGAGTCATGTGATAGACGAGGGTCCCATCGTCTAATTCTACGATGACGAATCAAGTTGGTTCTTCAAAACTCAAGATGGGACCCATCTTGAGTTTTGAAGAATCAAGTGGTTTTGATCAAGTTGGTTCTTCAAAACTCAAGATGGTCCCATCTTGAGTTTTGAAGAACCAACTTGATCAAAACCAACTTGATTCGTCATCGTAGAATTAGACGATGGGACCTCGTCTATCACATGACTCACTTCCTCAAACTTCACCGTCTAAACACAACTCCTCAAACTTTATCCCTGATCACCACATCGTAGCCAGTCAGTCCCACCTCTCCCTTTATAATATCATCCTCTGCCTCGTGGtctcttcattctcttctttctctctctatccctTGCACTCTCGCCACTGCATTAGACTCCATTGTTCTCGATTCTGTCTCCACCGAGGTAGGATCCTTGCATCGCTAGCATTTCTCCATTCTTAGGCTGCACAACTGAACGAGTTACACTAGTTACTTACCTGTTGTTGATGTTTCTTCGATGATCCAGAGAAAATGGCGTCCCACGTCGTTGGATATCCTCGCATCGGCCCCAACAGGGAGCTGAAGTTTTCCCTGGAATCGTTCTGGCATGGAAAGAGCACCACCAAGTATTTGCTGGAAGTTGGGGATCATCTCAGCTCATCCATCTGGAAGCAGATGGCTGCCGTCGGCATCAAGTACATTCCTAGCAACACCTTCTCATACTGTGATCAGGTGCTTGACACCACCGCGATGCTCGGTGCTGTTCCTCCCAGATATGGTTGGAGCAGTGGCGAGATCGGGTTTGACGTTTACTTCTCGATGGCCAGAGGAACCGCCTCTGTCTCTGCTATGGAGATGATCAAATGGTTCGACACCAACTAGTAAGGACGACAGATCTTAGACAAGTTACCGAgtagaaattaattttgttttgatgATTAAATTTAACCCATCCATCTCATTTTTTGGTCCAGCCACTACATCGTCCCTGAATTGGGCCCGGATGTCAACTTCTCTTACGCTTCTCGCAAGGCCGTCGAGGAGTACGAGGAGGGCAAGAAGGTAAAATGCAGGTCttattattgttttctttgttcTCCACAGCCCATTCGATTGGATTTATATTCAGCCTAAGCCCAGAAATGGAGTGTTTTTATGTTCTGGTAACCCGATACTCATGCGACCCAAACCGGATACGAATCGGGTCGGATCGTAATGGGCTATCGGGTTTAGACCATTCAGGAAATTCTCCTAAAGTCCATTTCATGTTCCCCTCTGtaatttttctctccttccGCCATTCCCCGTCTCACTAttttcgccgccgccgccgccgcctccgcctccgatCTCGATGGCAACCGCCGAAAGCCTCGGATCTGCCCGACCATCCCCTGACTCTCCCCTCTTCCAACTCCCATCCTCTGCAACGGTCGACCCGGGGCCAACAGCGGTCGATCGTGGCTGATCCGAGGCCACGCCCAGCCCTAAATCTCGATCTCGATCTCTCTCCCCCCCGGCGCCCTCTCTCGGCGCTCGTCCTCGTCGACAAATTCTGACTCTTTTGTTGGTTGTAATTTGTTGTTTAATTTTCGTCTTCCTGGTGCCGTTGCATAATCCTAGCATTATTTAAAGCTATATCTGTTTCCGAATTCATTTGCTAATTTCCAGCTTGGAGTAGACACTGTTCCGGTCCTTCTTGGCCCGGTCTCCTATCTGCTGCTATCCAAGCCTGCAAAGGGTGTGGAGAAGACCTTTTCTCCTCTGTCCCTTCTCGGGAAAATACTTCCCATCTACAAGTAAGATAATGAACTCCTCTCTCGCAGTTTTCGTTTGCTCGTGTTTGAATACTTTTCCTGATCAATGATAAAATCATGCAGGGAAGTCGTGTCTGAACTTAAGGCTGCTGGTGCTTCATGGATTCAGTTTGATGAGCCCACCCTTGTGTTGGATCTTGATTCTCACAAACTGCAAGCATTTACTGAAGCATACTCGGAACTAGAATCATGTCTTTCTGGCGTGAATGTTGTCGTCGAGACATATTTTGCTGATGTTCCTGCTGAGACATATAAAGTTCTTACTTCCCTGAAGGGCGTcgctggatttggatttgatttggtcGATGGAACCAAGACCCTTGATTTAATCAAGGGTGGGTTCCCCACAGGCAAGTATCTCTTTGCTGGAGTTGTTGATGGGAGGAACATCTGGGCCAATGATCTTGCTGGATCGCTCAGTACCCTGCATGTTCTCGAGAGCATTGTGGGGAAAGGTACTACTTCCTGCATATGTTATTTCCAAATAGTGTATTTTGATGATCTGTTTGTCATTTATGCTTAAGTTGATATCTGATAGACCTCATTTATCTACAGACAAACTTGTGGTCTCCACCGCCTGCTCTCTTTTGCACACTCCTGTTGACCTAGTTAATGAGACCAAATTGGATAAGGAAATCAAGTCATGGCTTGCATTTGCTGCTCAGAAGGTCATTGAAGTCACTGCTTTGGCCAAGGCATTGGCTGGGGAAAAGGATGAGGTATGGTTCGTTATCTTTTTGTTAAAGATTATGCTGAAAAGCAGCATAATATGCCCACACTGTCATTGTTGCAACTAGTTAGTATTAACAGTGGTGGTAATCCATATCATTAGCTTATTTACTAGAATTAGTTGCTTCTATTCTATTCTGAATTGTCATTGGCAGAAACCGATGCAGTTAACTTGTGGTGGGTCTCTCTACTTACTTGCTGTACAGAGAGCTACATACATATTGCAACAACTGGATAAATGCAGTCACTGGggttcaaatttcttaattgAAACTAGGCCTGTTAACTAGCACCTTGAAACTAGGCCTGTTAACTAGCACCTTTGGGGTGTTTGTTAACCATAATGTTCAATTTCTGAAGTATTGATTACTATTGTCATGAGAGGGTATATCAATCCTTACTGTGGATGACTCTGTTTTCAGGAATTCTTCTCTGCCAATGCTGCTGCTCAGGCCTCAAGAAAGTCCTCCCCAAGAGTCACGAATGAAGCTGTCCAGAAGGCTGTATGTTCTCCTGCTTATTTACACTTCATCTTTCATGATTTTAATGTTATCAATTAAACGGTAGTActgatttcttcaattcttgATCTTCTTGTGTCTCTCAGGCTGCTGCTTTGAGGGGCTCTGATCATCGCCGTGCCACAACCGTGAGTGCTAGACTCGATGCTCAGCAAAAGAAGCTTAATTTGCCAGTCCTCCCAACAACCACCATCGGCTCCTTCCCTCAGACCATTGAACTCAGGAGAGTGCGCTGTGAGTACAAGGCCAAAAAGTGAGTAAAACGAGATCTTTTCTAATTAAACAATGTTGGATATGACATGGGCTGACCCTTACTGGTCCTCTGACTGTATAGAATCTCTGAGGAAGAATATGTTAAGGCCATCAAGGAGGAAATTAACAAAGTTGTCAAGCTTCAGGAGGAGCTTGACATAGATGTCTTGGTTCATGGGGAGCCTGAGGTAAGACTTTGAATCTGTTACTGTGATTAAGACATTATGTCGAATAAATAGGCAGCATCTTTTGATCTATGTTTTACATTTTTAACTTCTTGATCTGGACGTATCCGATGCAGAGGAATGATATAATTGAATACTTTGGGGAGCAGTTGTTGGGCTTCGCTTTCACCATGAATGGGTGGGTGCAATCTTATGGATCTCATTGTGTGAAACCACCCATCATCTATGGTGACGTGAGCCGCCCCAAGCCAATGACTGTCTTCTGGTCCACTATGGCCCAGAGCATGACTGCACGCCCGGTGAAGGGAATGCTCACAGGCCCTGTCACCATTCTCAACTGGTCCTTTGTTCGGAATGACCAACCCAGGTACGAAAGAACCTCACGTGTGCATGGGATCGATGAGTATTGGGACTAGAATAATAAATCTTAATTTCACAGGTCCGAAACTTGCTATCAAATTGCCTTGGCCATCAAGGACGAAGTTGATGATCTTGAGAAGGCAGGGATTAATGTTATCCAAATTGATGAGGCAGCTTTGAGAGAGGGCCTGCCACCTAGAAAGTCTAAGCAATCTTTCTACTTGGATTGGGTTGTCCGCTCTTTTAGAATCAGTCACTGTGGTGTCCAGGATACTAGCCAGGTCCCTTCATAGCTTGATTTTCCATGCGGTTTGTTCCATTTTCTACGTATACTGATTCCATTTGGTGGATATTACGGCAGATCCACACTCACTTGTGCTACTCCCACTTCGAGGACATCAGACGCTTAATCATTGACATGGATGCTGATGTGGTCACAACCGAGAACATTAGCTCTGA
The sequence above is drawn from the Eucalyptus grandis isolate ANBG69807.140 chromosome 11, ASM1654582v1, whole genome shotgun sequence genome and encodes:
- the LOC104429354 gene encoding 5-methyltetrahydropteroyltriglutamate--homocysteine methyltransferase-like translates to MASHVVGYPRIGPNRELKFSLESFWHGKSTTKYLLEVGDHLSSSIWKQMAAVGIKYIPSNTFSYCDQVLDTTAMLGAVPPRYGWSSGEIGFDVYFSMARGTASVSAMEMIKWFDTNYHYIVPELGPDVNFSYASRKAVEEYEEGKKLGVDTVPVLLGPVSYLLLSKPAKGVEKTFSPLSLLGKILPIYKEVVSELKAAGASWIQFDEPTLVLDLDSHKLQAFTEAYSELESCLSGVNVVVETYFADVPAETYKVLTSLKGVAGFGFDLVDGTKTLDLIKGGFPTGKYLFAGVVDGRNIWANDLAGSLSTLHVLESIVGKDKLVVSTACSLLHTPVDLVNETKLDKEIKSWLAFAAQKVIEVTALAKALAGEKDEEFFSANAAAQASRKSSPRVTNEAVQKAAAALRGSDHRRATTVSARLDAQQKKLNLPVLPTTTIGSFPQTIELRRVRCEYKAKKISEEEYVKAIKEEINKVVKLQEELDIDVLVHGEPERNDIIEYFGEQLLGFAFTMNGWVQSYGSHCVKPPIIYGDVSRPKPMTVFWSTMAQSMTARPVKGMLTGPVTILNWSFVRNDQPRSETCYQIALAIKDEVDDLEKAGINVIQIDEAALREGLPPRKSKQSFYLDWVVRSFRISHCGVQDTSQIHTHLCYSHFEDIRRLIIDMDADVVTTENISSDGKLLLISCEGVEYAAGIGPSRRITSTEEIVDRITRTFNWLKPKGVWVIPDCLLKTRKYTEVKPALANMVTAAKHVRAQLAFCEEAVNRNGV